Proteins encoded by one window of Vidua chalybeata isolate OUT-0048 chromosome 10, bVidCha1 merged haplotype, whole genome shotgun sequence:
- the LOC128792894 gene encoding feather keratin Cos1-1/Cos1-3/Cos2-1-like: protein MLVAGDGWEEGTLFQQKGIHGAQPQGDVPGRICTGRGVTKCPSASRDISNTAMSVLEMGCDQSLHRGLKATVLGAIAELCLLHREMSCCRPCPPRPCGPCGPTPLASSCSEPCLARCADSTVYIEPSPVVVTLPGPILTSFPQSTAVGSSLSAAVGSSLSTSGVPISSGGSLGLGGSGLCLPFPRCGQIC from the exons ATGCTGGTGGCTGGGGACGGCTGGGAAGAGGGGACTTTGTTCCAGCAGAAGGGGATCCATGGGGCTCAGCCTCAGGGGGATGTGCCCGGCAGAATTTGCACCGGCCGTGGTGTAACAAAATGTCCCAGTGCATCCCGGGACATCTCTAACACAGCCATGTCTGTTCTGGAGATGGGCTGTGACCAGTCTTTGCACAGGGGCCTTAAAGCCACTGTGCTGGGCGCTATTGCTGAG CTTTGCCTCCTGCACCGAGAGATGTCCTGCTGCAGACCCTGTCCCCCACGGCCCTGCGGCCCCTGTGGCCCAACCCCCCTTgcaagcagctgcagtgagccCTGCCTCGCCCGCTGCGCTGACTCCACGGTGTACATCGAGCCTTCGCCGGTGGTGGTGACCTTGCCGGGCCCCATCCTCACCTCTTTCCCTCAGAGCACAGCCGTGGGATCCTCTCTGtcagctgctgtgggcagctccctcagcacctcgGGAGTTCCCATCTCTTCTGGGGGCTCCCTTGGCCTGGGGGGCTCAGGCCTGTGTCTGCCTTTCCCCCGCTGCGGTCAGATCTGCTGA